Proteins encoded by one window of Candidatus Cloacimonadaceae bacterium:
- a CDS encoding NusG domain II-containing protein, translated as MFKLIRANLRLADLILIILLILLMIGSLTAKIKNETELRVFIYKDNILWGEYPLSEKRIVRIDAHNTIEIRDGRYSMRVADCPDKRCVKQGWTSRLPIICLPNRVSVEVRAAHQEAPLMLY; from the coding sequence ATGTTCAAGCTGATACGCGCCAACCTGCGTTTGGCGGATCTGATCCTCATTATTCTCCTCATACTGTTAATGATCGGAAGCCTGACTGCCAAAATCAAAAACGAAACTGAACTGCGCGTATTTATCTACAAAGATAATATCTTGTGGGGCGAATATCCGCTTTCGGAGAAACGGATCGTTCGCATCGACGCACATAACACGATCGAGATCCGCGATGGAAGATACTCCATGCGCGTTGCCGATTGTCCGGATAAACGATGCGTCAAACAAGGCTGGACGAGCCGTCTGCCGATTATCTGTCTGCCCAACCGCGTTTCGGTGGAAGTCAGAGCCGCTCATCAAGAAGCGCCTCTTATGCTTTATTAA
- a CDS encoding YicC/YloC family endoribonuclease, which produces MLCKLAYADPKKLADKYLSPITDEYNGDQMRSMTGYGKAKYSENDIDLEIEMKSVNGRYLDMKLYLPRELSFFEYPVRNRISSSLSRGSVEFRLNYSDHREIPLALNEKRLLSYHALAIKAKKALGYEEPVSLEFLLNEPGVIENINQLDEDTILKDALYSTLNYALAALHQSMQQEAAGMKDVLIASVQSIEVALSEIETHIQPFKAELLENMTNRIKDLISTYQLDNMEQRLMQEMAIYVDKYDIQEEITRLRSHSETLLKALSGHEHKDIGKSLNFITQEMQREANTLGSKFSTSNTFQYVLVIKEEIEKCREIVQNVA; this is translated from the coding sequence ATGTTATGTAAACTTGCTTATGCCGATCCTAAGAAATTGGCGGATAAATACCTATCCCCCATCACAGATGAATATAATGGAGATCAAATGAGAAGCATGACCGGATACGGAAAAGCTAAATATTCTGAGAATGACATCGATCTTGAGATCGAAATGAAGTCCGTCAACGGACGCTATCTTGACATGAAATTATACCTGCCCAGGGAACTGAGTTTTTTTGAATACCCGGTCAGAAATCGGATCAGCTCCTCCCTTTCACGCGGATCGGTCGAATTTCGGCTCAACTATAGCGACCACCGCGAGATTCCGCTCGCACTCAATGAAAAACGTCTCCTAAGCTACCATGCCCTTGCCATAAAGGCAAAAAAGGCTTTGGGATACGAGGAGCCTGTCTCGCTGGAGTTTTTACTCAATGAGCCGGGCGTGATCGAAAATATCAACCAGCTTGACGAGGATACTATCCTTAAAGATGCACTATATTCCACGCTGAATTATGCTTTGGCAGCTCTTCACCAAAGCATGCAACAGGAAGCCGCCGGGATGAAAGATGTGCTGATTGCTTCGGTGCAAAGCATTGAAGTGGCTTTGTCTGAAATTGAAACTCATATCCAGCCCTTCAAAGCAGAACTCTTGGAAAATATGACCAATCGGATCAAAGATCTGATCTCCACTTATCAGCTTGACAACATGGAACAGCGCTTGATGCAGGAGATGGCGATTTATGTGGATAAATATGATATACAGGAAGAAATAACGCGCCTGCGCAGCCACAGCGAAACGCTATTGAAAGCGCTCTCAGGACATGAGCATAAGGATATCGGCAAAAGCCTCAATTTCATCACCCAGGAAATGCAGCGCGAAGCGAATACCCTTGGCTCCAAGTTTTCCACTTCCAATACCTTCCAGTATGTGCTTGTCATCAAGGAAGAGATCGAAAAGTGCCGGGAGATTGTACAAAATGTCGCCTGA
- the amrS gene encoding AmmeMemoRadiSam system radical SAM enzyme gives MDKLTTREAMFYHIDAEGVAHCELCPNDCRIKVGESGRCRSRANIDGKLMVANYAKTIGVALDPIEKKPLYHFKPGSRIVSLGANSCNLDCFFCQNFVSSQEECLTRLIPPLDLLDLVNESGSRQVAFTYTEPFTWYEYIYDFAMLDSEVDIILVTNGYVNPQPLKQLLPYIKAMNIDLKSSRNAFYRQHCHGALEPVKYTIRNAYASGVHIEITNLIIPELNDSDDQIRELAVYIASVDRSIPLHESAYHPAYKSTIEATPADTIIRGCNIAAEYLDYVYAGNLNLGSFKDTLCPQCHAVCVSRSGFGVVSKIGDGGICPSCGNRIRGVF, from the coding sequence ATGGATAAACTGACCACGCGCGAAGCGATGTTCTATCATATTGACGCAGAGGGAGTTGCGCATTGTGAGCTTTGCCCGAATGATTGCCGGATCAAGGTGGGGGAGAGTGGGCGCTGTCGATCGCGTGCCAATATCGACGGCAAACTCATGGTGGCAAATTATGCCAAAACCATTGGGGTGGCGCTCGATCCGATCGAAAAAAAGCCGCTCTACCATTTCAAACCCGGCAGCCGGATCGTTTCCTTGGGGGCAAATTCCTGCAATCTGGATTGTTTTTTTTGTCAGAACTTTGTGAGCAGCCAGGAAGAGTGTCTCACCAGATTGATTCCTCCGCTCGATCTGTTGGATTTGGTGAACGAAAGCGGAAGCCGCCAGGTTGCTTTCACCTATACCGAACCCTTTACTTGGTATGAATATATCTATGATTTTGCCATGCTTGACAGTGAAGTGGACATCATTCTTGTCACCAACGGCTATGTCAATCCCCAGCCGCTAAAACAGCTTTTACCGTATATCAAGGCGATGAACATCGATCTGAAAAGCAGCAGAAATGCATTTTACCGGCAGCATTGCCATGGCGCTCTCGAGCCCGTGAAATATACGATCAGAAATGCTTACGCATCGGGTGTGCATATCGAGATCACCAATTTGATCATTCCCGAATTGAACGATTCCGATGATCAGATCCGCGAGCTGGCAGTATATATAGCATCTGTGGACAGATCCATCCCTCTGCATGAATCAGCATATCATCCTGCCTACAAATCCACGATCGAAGCCACGCCGGCAGATACAATCATCCGAGGCTGCAATATCGCAGCGGAGTATTTGGACTATGTCTATGCGGGAAACCTGAATCTGGGATCGTTCAAGGATACCCTTTGTCCGCAGTGCCATGCGGTGTGCGTTTCCAGAAGCGGATTCGGCGTTGTTTCGAAAATTGGTGACGGCGGCATTTGTCCAAGCTGCGGGAATCGGATCAGAGGGGTCTTTTGA
- the miaB gene encoding tRNA (N6-isopentenyl adenosine(37)-C2)-methylthiotransferase MiaB gives MKFIVETYGCQMNVADSELVTSILINAGFEAVKDINHAELIIFNTCSVRKHAEDRVLGRISNEKHRKQAKPDLKIAVIGCMAQRVGDTLVKNEIGVDYVIGVDQYHDLPRILSHDTDEHVFTTMDTEQTYPGIMPKHGNQTCGFVTIMRGCNNFCTYCIVPYVRGRERSRSFREVYADVFAAADNGLRDITLLGQNVNSYFSDSHDFPALLDELCAIDNLSRLRFMTSHPKDLSDRLIDVMAKNHKICNHIHLPLQSGDNEILNKMNRNYSIEHYFTLVSKLRNAMPDIAITTDLIAGFPSESDAQFANNLSAMREIGFDFAFCFKFSPREGTTASDMHNQVIEAVRLSRLQQMIDLQRKITLDKFSAMIGREVEVYVEGLSKKSAAQISGKTDDFKIAVLTGSEKQIGTLVRARVIAATAGTLICE, from the coding sequence TTGAAGTTTATCGTTGAGACCTACGGTTGTCAGATGAATGTCGCCGATAGCGAGCTGGTGACTTCGATCCTGATCAATGCAGGATTTGAAGCGGTCAAAGATATCAACCATGCGGAGCTGATCATTTTCAACACCTGCTCGGTGCGCAAACATGCCGAAGATCGCGTCTTGGGTAGAATTTCCAATGAAAAACACCGTAAACAAGCCAAACCCGATTTGAAGATCGCCGTGATCGGTTGCATGGCACAGAGAGTGGGGGACACGTTAGTCAAAAACGAGATCGGGGTGGACTATGTGATCGGAGTAGATCAATATCACGATCTCCCCCGTATCCTATCCCATGATACTGATGAACATGTGTTTACAACTATGGATACTGAGCAGACTTATCCTGGAATCATGCCAAAACACGGCAACCAGACCTGCGGATTCGTGACTATCATGCGCGGATGCAACAATTTCTGCACCTATTGCATTGTTCCTTACGTTCGCGGCAGAGAACGCAGCAGATCTTTCCGTGAAGTATATGCCGATGTGTTTGCAGCAGCAGATAATGGACTGCGGGACATCACGTTATTGGGACAAAATGTCAATTCTTATTTCTCTGACAGCCATGATTTTCCGGCTTTGTTGGACGAACTTTGCGCTATCGATAATCTATCTCGGCTACGTTTTATGACTTCGCACCCCAAAGACCTTTCGGATCGATTGATCGATGTCATGGCAAAGAATCATAAGATATGCAATCATATACATTTACCGCTTCAAAGCGGAGATAATGAGATATTGAATAAGATGAACCGTAACTATAGCATCGAGCATTATTTCACTCTGGTGTCCAAATTGCGCAACGCCATGCCGGACATAGCGATAACCACCGATCTTATCGCAGGTTTTCCCTCTGAAAGCGATGCCCAATTTGCGAATAATTTGAGCGCTATGCGAGAGATTGGCTTTGACTTTGCTTTTTGTTTCAAATTCAGCCCCCGAGAAGGAACCACGGCATCCGACATGCATAATCAGGTGATCGAAGCGGTCCGTTTGTCGCGTTTGCAGCAAATGATCGATTTGCAAAGAAAGATCACCTTGGACAAGTTTTCCGCCATGATCGGTCGCGAAGTGGAAGTTTATGTGGAAGGTTTGAGCAAAAAGTCCGCAGCTCAGATTTCCGGCAAGACGGATGATTTTAAGATCGCAGTTTTGACCGGGTCTGAAAAACAGATCGGCACTCTGGTCAGGGCAAGAGTGATCGCGGCGACGGCTGGCACCCTGATCTGCGAGTGA
- a CDS encoding glycosyltransferase N-terminal domain-containing protein, protein MSKHPAAAAIFQVANQLLNVGFLLSYPLVYVILAAKHYTLSLKPEGTNSQKGILIHAASVGEVNAIRSLVHELLRLYPYTKIVITTTTITGLELAKGISGKVMAYLSVLDVQILRQAQLKKIDPGLICIVETEIWFNMLDYARKHDIPVLFLNARLSRKSLKRYLTLKPLLAYLQKSIKSIHAQSETDRNRYIQLFDVPVENAGNIKYALFLPDYDHQALRASWGFSATDFIICLGSSRPGEEAWLLSILPELRSEIENLKIILAPRHPKRLDEVRNLFSDSEIYTLSDIESVFVRDRSLFVIDKLGFLDQAYSICDIAIVGGSFFDFGGHNPLEPAFYSKPILMGKHHHSCQGSVHQLKTKDAIIICEKENLAGYLIRLFKDPGLRRKMGENAKSILTDNASALNNHLRGIGKWIN, encoded by the coding sequence ATGTCAAAGCATCCGGCAGCAGCAGCTATCTTTCAGGTCGCGAATCAATTGTTAAACGTTGGCTTTTTACTATCTTATCCACTCGTTTATGTGATATTAGCTGCCAAGCACTATACTTTATCGCTCAAACCGGAGGGCACCAATAGCCAAAAGGGGATATTGATCCATGCCGCGTCTGTGGGAGAGGTCAATGCCATCCGCTCTCTGGTGCATGAATTGTTGCGTCTTTACCCATATACAAAGATCGTCATCACCACCACTACGATCACCGGACTGGAACTTGCCAAAGGCATATCCGGCAAAGTGATGGCATATCTCTCCGTCCTCGATGTGCAAATCCTCCGGCAGGCTCAATTGAAGAAAATCGACCCTGGCTTGATCTGCATCGTGGAGACGGAAATCTGGTTCAACATGCTTGATTATGCCCGGAAACATGACATCCCGGTGCTTTTTCTGAACGCCAGGCTTTCGCGGAAATCCCTGAAACGCTATCTCACACTCAAGCCGCTGTTGGCATATTTACAGAAATCGATCAAGAGCATCCATGCCCAAAGCGAAACGGATAGAAACCGCTACATCCAGCTTTTTGATGTGCCGGTAGAAAATGCGGGCAATATCAAATATGCGCTTTTTCTGCCGGACTATGATCATCAAGCGCTGAGAGCAAGCTGGGGCTTTTCAGCTACTGATTTCATCATCTGTCTGGGCAGCAGCCGACCAGGCGAGGAAGCTTGGCTTTTATCCATACTGCCTGAACTGCGGAGTGAAATTGAGAATCTGAAGATCATCCTGGCTCCGAGACATCCCAAACGCCTCGATGAAGTGCGCAATCTGTTTTCCGACAGCGAGATATATACGCTGTCCGATATCGAAAGCGTCTTTGTCCGAGACCGGTCGCTATTTGTGATCGACAAACTTGGTTTCCTCGATCAGGCATATTCCATCTGCGATATTGCCATCGTGGGCGGTTCATTTTTTGATTTTGGCGGACACAATCCATTAGAGCCGGCATTTTATTCGAAACCAATCCTCATGGGCAAGCATCACCACTCCTGCCAAGGCTCGGTGCATCAATTGAAGACCAAAGACGCCATAATTATCTGCGAGAAAGAGAATTTGGCAGGCTATTTGATCAGGCTCTTCAAAGATCCCGGTTTACGCAGGAAAATGGGGGAGAACGCCAAAAGCATCTTGACAGATAATGCCTCCGCGCTAAATAATCACCTCAGAGGTATCGGAAAATGGATAAACTGA